In a single window of the Deltaproteobacteria bacterium genome:
- a CDS encoding GNAT family N-acetyltransferase, with protein sequence MAAKYIPLICKKTMNISIEYGTEKIDWVALCEIFRLAPLGTGEPDKLKIVAKNSFTVCSAFVDGKIAGFGRAISDGQYQSAIYDVVVLPKFQNQGLGKSIMNALIEKLPKNSTVLIFVAPGKEDFYRKFGFGNLKTGMALFSNPEMAKNEGYLE encoded by the coding sequence ATGGCGGCTAAATATATTCCTTTAATATGCAAGAAAACTATGAACATCTCTATTGAATACGGAACTGAAAAGATCGATTGGGTAGCATTGTGTGAGATATTCAGACTTGCGCCCCTTGGAACAGGTGAACCTGACAAGCTGAAAATAGTGGCTAAAAACAGCTTCACAGTTTGCTCCGCATTCGTTGATGGTAAGATTGCAGGTTTTGGCCGGGCTATTTCGGATGGACAATATCAATCAGCAATTTATGATGTCGTTGTATTGCCGAAATTTCAAAATCAGGGACTTGGCAAAAGCATCATGAATGCTCTCATTGAAAAATTACCAAAAAATTCGACTGTACTTATATTCGTTGCACCGGGAAAAGAGGATTTCTATCGCAAATTTGGTTTTGGTAATCTAAAAACAGGGATGGCCTTATTCTCAAACCCTGAGATGGCAAAAAACGAAGGGTATC